One genomic region from Nymphaea colorata isolate Beijing-Zhang1983 chromosome 10, ASM883128v2, whole genome shotgun sequence encodes:
- the LOC116262300 gene encoding guanine nucleotide exchange factor SPIKE 1-like isoform X6, with product MRLVCAPLSEKEGMEELAQRFRRLPRQLLTANLELDPSLNENLEQWPHLNELTHCYKADWVKDNSKYGHYETVGNTSFQNQVFEGPDTDIGTEMRLSNARHFRNDDATDDDIPSTSGWQLSETSSSDAAHTRNLQQRF from the exons ATGAGATTGGTCTGTGCCCCTCTTTCAGAGAAAGAAG GGATGGAAGAACTGGCACAACGTTTCAGAAGACTTCCACGTCAGCTCCTTACTGCAAATCTCGAGCTGGATCCTTCG CTTAATGAAAACTTGGAGCAGTGGCCTCATCTTAATGAATTGACTCATTGCTACAAGGCTGACTGGGTCAAAGATAACAGCAAGTATGGGCATTATGAGACTGTTGGGAATACTTCCTTCCAGAATCAGGTTTTTGAAGGTCCTGACACTGATATTGGAACGG AAATGCGTTTGTCTAATGCAAGACATTTCAGGAATGATGATGCAACTGATGATGATATTCCTAGCACTTCAGGGTGGCAGTTGTCAGAAACCAGTTCTTCTGATGCAGCACATACAAGGAATCTCCAGCAG CGGTTTTAA
- the LOC116262300 gene encoding guanine nucleotide exchange factor SPIKE 1-like isoform X4 has protein sequence MRLVCAPLSEKEGMEELAQRFRRLPRQLLTANLELDPSLNENLEQWPHLNELTHCYKADWVKDNSKYGHYETVGNTSFQNQVFEGPDTDIGTEMRLSNARHFRNDDATDDDIPSTSGWQLSETSSSDAAHTRNLQQSPIGLHSC, from the exons ATGAGATTGGTCTGTGCCCCTCTTTCAGAGAAAGAAG GGATGGAAGAACTGGCACAACGTTTCAGAAGACTTCCACGTCAGCTCCTTACTGCAAATCTCGAGCTGGATCCTTCG CTTAATGAAAACTTGGAGCAGTGGCCTCATCTTAATGAATTGACTCATTGCTACAAGGCTGACTGGGTCAAAGATAACAGCAAGTATGGGCATTATGAGACTGTTGGGAATACTTCCTTCCAGAATCAGGTTTTTGAAGGTCCTGACACTGATATTGGAACGG AAATGCGTTTGTCTAATGCAAGACATTTCAGGAATGATGATGCAACTGATGATGATATTCCTAGCACTTCAGGGTGGCAGTTGTCAGAAACCAGTTCTTCTGATGCAGCACATACAAGGAATCTCCAGCAG TCTCCTATAGGGTTGCACTCCTGTTGA
- the LOC116262177 gene encoding uncharacterized protein At2g29880-like: MEDSGPSRENLTWTSEQMDYLVQLLVEQSRIPGMKSGGGLKSKAYTTIEKGMIDKFGPEFSKEKIKNKLKYSKPNLTVMKEILNTSGFGYDPINKCIEVDQQVWNDYIQQYPNRKKYRGPKLWRYFDEFAEVFGDSHATGKESITLNNIIHEDVESVPQTPASQSTPTYMNPESSHSFTQMVNEDSPPPQSPVPPTPNTENPMATNRTTSRSKKQRANNYEEYYNLLNGIAHNVGTMTRTSKGVQFVTCCEILQEMVQTGDIDSQTQVRSMDMIAEGSNPMIFVNLPPSERVSWLMRKLRN; the protein is encoded by the exons ATGGAAGACAGCGGTCCATCGAGGGAGAACCTTACGTGGACATCAGAGCAAATGGACTATTTAGTCCAACTTCTTGTGGAGCAATCCCGCATCCCTGGTATGAAATCTGGTGGAGGATTGAAGTCCAAAGCGTATACAACAATTGAAAAAGGCATGATAGACAAATTTGGTCCAGAATTCagtaaagagaaaataaaaaacaaattgaagtactCCAAACCAAACTTGACAGtcatgaaagaaattttgaatacaAGCGGGTTTGGGTATGACCCAATCAACAAGTGTATTGAGGTCGACCAACAAGTATGGAATGACTATATTCAG CAATACCCGAACAGAAAAAAGTACAGAGGTCCCAAGTTATGGAGATACTTTGATGAGTTCGCCGAGGTCTTCGGCGATTCTCATGCTACTGGAAAAGAGTCTATCACATTAAACAACATCATACATGAGGACGTTGAATCAGTACCACAGACACCTGCATCCCAATCCACTCCAACGTACATGAATCCTGAATCTTCACACTCTTTCACAcaaatggtcaatgaagatagtCCTCCACCACAATCGCCAGTACCTCCTACACCTAACACTGAAAATCCAATGGCAACTAATAGGACGACTAGTAGGTCTAAAAAGCAGAGGGCAAACAATTATGAGGAGTACTATAACTTGTTGAACGGTATTGCTCACAATGTAGGTACAATGACACGTACTTCTAAAGGGGTTCAATTTGTAACATGCTGTGAAATCTTGCAAGAGATGGTTCAAACCGGTGATATAGATAGTCAAACACAAGTAAGGAGTATGGATATGATAGCAGAGGGCAGCAATCCCATGATATTTGTCAACCTTCCACCTTCAGAACGGGTGTCATGGTTGATGCGTAAACTTCGCAATTAG
- the LOC116262300 gene encoding guanine nucleotide exchange factor SPIKE 1-like isoform X5, with amino-acid sequence MRLVCAPLSEKEGMEELAQRFRRLPRQLLTANLELDPSLNENLEQWPHLNELTHCYKADWVKDNSKYGHYETVGNTSFQNQVFEGPDTDIGTGMMMQLMMIFLALQGGSCQKPVLLMQHIQGISSSGFNRKRIINPGESRDVH; translated from the exons ATGAGATTGGTCTGTGCCCCTCTTTCAGAGAAAGAAG GGATGGAAGAACTGGCACAACGTTTCAGAAGACTTCCACGTCAGCTCCTTACTGCAAATCTCGAGCTGGATCCTTCG CTTAATGAAAACTTGGAGCAGTGGCCTCATCTTAATGAATTGACTCATTGCTACAAGGCTGACTGGGTCAAAGATAACAGCAAGTATGGGCATTATGAGACTGTTGGGAATACTTCCTTCCAGAATCAGGTTTTTGAAGGTCCTGACACTGATATTGGAACGG GAATGATGATGCAACTGATGATGATATTCCTAGCACTTCAGGGTGGCAGTTGTCAGAAACCAGTTCTTCTGATGCAGCACATACAAGGAATCTCCAGCAG CGGTTTTAATCGAAAAAGGATCATCAACCCAGGAGAATCACGTGATGTCCACTAG
- the LOC116262300 gene encoding uncharacterized protein LOC116262300 isoform X2, with translation MRLVCAPLSEKEGMEELAQRFRRLPRQLLTANLELDPSLNENLEQWPHLNELTHCYKADWVKDNSKYGHYETVGNTSFQNQVFEGPDTDIGTGMMMQLMMIFLALQGGSCQKPVLLMQHIQGISSRKVKLRLTQRLNKNFVRGKKLKEYKPFNDFSL, from the exons ATGAGATTGGTCTGTGCCCCTCTTTCAGAGAAAGAAG GGATGGAAGAACTGGCACAACGTTTCAGAAGACTTCCACGTCAGCTCCTTACTGCAAATCTCGAGCTGGATCCTTCG CTTAATGAAAACTTGGAGCAGTGGCCTCATCTTAATGAATTGACTCATTGCTACAAGGCTGACTGGGTCAAAGATAACAGCAAGTATGGGCATTATGAGACTGTTGGGAATACTTCCTTCCAGAATCAGGTTTTTGAAGGTCCTGACACTGATATTGGAACGG GAATGATGATGCAACTGATGATGATATTCCTAGCACTTCAGGGTGGCAGTTGTCAGAAACCAGTTCTTCTGATGCAGCACATACAAGGAATCTCCAGCAG GAAAGTCAAACTAAGACTGACGCAGAGACTAAACAAAAACTTTGTTCGAGGAAAAAAGTTAAAGGAGTACAAACCATTCAATGATTTCTCCCTTTGA
- the LOC116262300 gene encoding guanine nucleotide exchange factor SPIKE 1-like isoform X3: MEELAQRFRRLPRQLLTANLELDPSLNENLEQWPHLNELTHCYKADWVKDNSKYGHYETVGNTSFQNQVFEGPDTDIGTEMRLSNARHFRNDDATDDDIPSTSGWQLSETSSSDAAHTRNLQQESQTKTDAETKQKLCSRKKVKGVQTIQ, from the exons ATGGAAGAACTGGCACAACGTTTCAGAAGACTTCCACGTCAGCTCCTTACTGCAAATCTCGAGCTGGATCCTTCG CTTAATGAAAACTTGGAGCAGTGGCCTCATCTTAATGAATTGACTCATTGCTACAAGGCTGACTGGGTCAAAGATAACAGCAAGTATGGGCATTATGAGACTGTTGGGAATACTTCCTTCCAGAATCAGGTTTTTGAAGGTCCTGACACTGATATTGGAACGG AAATGCGTTTGTCTAATGCAAGACATTTCAGGAATGATGATGCAACTGATGATGATATTCCTAGCACTTCAGGGTGGCAGTTGTCAGAAACCAGTTCTTCTGATGCAGCACATACAAGGAATCTCCAGCAG GAAAGTCAAACTAAGACTGACGCAGAGACTAAACAAAAACTTTGTTCGAGGAAAAAAGTTAAAGGAGTACAAACCATTCAATGA
- the LOC116262300 gene encoding guanine nucleotide exchange factor SPIKE 1-like isoform X1: MRLVCAPLSEKEGMEELAQRFRRLPRQLLTANLELDPSLNENLEQWPHLNELTHCYKADWVKDNSKYGHYETVGNTSFQNQVFEGPDTDIGTEMRLSNARHFRNDDATDDDIPSTSGWQLSETSSSDAAHTRNLQQESQTKTDAETKQKLCSRKKVKGVQTIQ, translated from the exons ATGAGATTGGTCTGTGCCCCTCTTTCAGAGAAAGAAG GGATGGAAGAACTGGCACAACGTTTCAGAAGACTTCCACGTCAGCTCCTTACTGCAAATCTCGAGCTGGATCCTTCG CTTAATGAAAACTTGGAGCAGTGGCCTCATCTTAATGAATTGACTCATTGCTACAAGGCTGACTGGGTCAAAGATAACAGCAAGTATGGGCATTATGAGACTGTTGGGAATACTTCCTTCCAGAATCAGGTTTTTGAAGGTCCTGACACTGATATTGGAACGG AAATGCGTTTGTCTAATGCAAGACATTTCAGGAATGATGATGCAACTGATGATGATATTCCTAGCACTTCAGGGTGGCAGTTGTCAGAAACCAGTTCTTCTGATGCAGCACATACAAGGAATCTCCAGCAG GAAAGTCAAACTAAGACTGACGCAGAGACTAAACAAAAACTTTGTTCGAGGAAAAAAGTTAAAGGAGTACAAACCATTCAATGA